The Molothrus ater isolate BHLD 08-10-18 breed brown headed cowbird chromosome 2, BPBGC_Mater_1.1, whole genome shotgun sequence DNA segment TTCATGTTTCCAATGTTCCCCATGAACACACACATAAATTTTGCACTTCTGCTGAGAATTGGCCTGAAAAGGGCTGACCCTAACTGCACATCCCATCTTTTCCCCTCTCAAACACTGAATTTACATAATTTGTGTTTTCAGTGTTGTATCACAGTGTCTTGTGTGGGTGGCTTCATAAGGTGTGCTCCCCATGCAAATGGAAGGGAACTGTTGCCTTAGGAAAAGGATAAACATGGAAGATAAAAGTGGAATGAGTTTGGAGATTGGTGTCAGAAATGTCTCAGTTGTTGAATGACCCTATTTGATTAAAGCTGCATTCCTTAACTGAGCCATGGCTAAGGGAAGGCATATTTGAACATATGACTGTGAAGGAGACACAGGGTTTGTGCTATAGGATCCTTATAGGGTTTTATACCTCCTTGCTCTGGAACCCATGTTGCCAACAGAGTGAAGCTCTTCCAAGTACTGCTTACTACTGCAAGTAGAGTCTGCAAAATCTAACACAGTGATGAAAGTGAGAAAATTAAACATCAGCACgaaaatgaggaaaaggtgCTTGTTTGCAGAGAAACTCTGTTTTTGGGACTGTTCAAATGAGTCCAGAGAAAGGTACAAAGAGGAGACCTTTTAGTAGGTATCACATGCAGATTAAACTCTACTATTCAAAGTCAGAagtctctttaaaataaaatgttagcTGCAAAGGAGCTGATTGGGACTGTTGCTCTTGCTGTCTGAATGCTCAGAAAAAGTGGTCAGTGTTTCAGAAGCAGCATCTGCCTTGGATGctgaatgttatttttcttatatttaatgcaaagacatttttcatttgtCGTGTAACAtgtccttttctctttttctggcAGGCAAACTCTCAGGCATTTTGCCACAACAAAGACCTCCACCAAATCCCTCATGACCTCTATCCAAATGTAAACAAAATAGATCTGTCCGGAAATCGGATTCAAAGCATTCCTGAAATGTCACCATCATTTTACACTTCCCTTCAGTGCCTGGATTTAAGCTCTAACCAGATAAGTTTCATCACGCCTGGAGTCTTTGCACACATGAAGAGTTTGCTGGAAATAAATTTAGCCAACAATCACTTATATGAGCTTGCTCAAAATGGCACAGAGGGGATTGGACTCTTACCCAAGGTGGAAGTACTGGACTTGTCCCACAACAGTCTGTACAATGGGATGGCTGAGCATTTCATTAAAGAAGCTCCAGCACTGCGGTATCTTTCCTTGGCAGACAACAGTATTATAATGGTATCACAAAAGATGTTTCAGGGATCTCCCAATCTTGTGGAGATAGATCTTCAGAGCAACATCATCATGGAAATAGAAGAAGGTGCTTTTGAGACTCTAGTGAGCCTGTCCAAACTCAATCTCTCAAGGAATTCAATTACTTGCATCTCTGATTTTAACCTCAGGCAGCTGGAGATACTTGACCTTAGCAGGAACAGCATTGAGACCTTCCACACCACAAAATCAGATGATGAATATAGCTTAAGGTGTTTGGATCTGAGTGAAAACAAACTGTTTCATTTCCCAGTGTTCCCTCAGGTAAATAAGCTGGTAACTCTGAATTTATCAAAGAATTTAATCCAGCTCACTGCTGAATCCCCTCATAATAAAATGGACTATGTGAAAAATGAATGGCTAAATGCTTCTGTCCATTTTCTTGACCAGAAGCAAAGTAGAAACAAAAGTTCTCTTAATTTATCACAGCTTGTATATTTAGACTTAAGTTATAATGAAATCAAATCCATTCCAGATGGGTTCTTTGAGTCAATGTTGTCCCTTCACACCCTTAATCTCAGTAAAAACTGTCTTCAGGCATTTGCAGTAACTTATGACAGTGCACTGATCTCTTTAACTGTCCTTGACTTGAGCTACAATGCTTTGCAAAACCTTCTCCTTGATGCTGGTACCTTGTCAAATTTGAAGGATCTCTACATTCAAAACAACTACCTTCAAACATTGCAGTTTGACATCTTCTCAAATCTTCCTAGCCTTAGACTGCTTAATCTACAAAGCAATAATATCAGCCTTTGCAGCATGTACTCAGGATTGGCTAAGCAAAGACTTGCTGGAGAGGAAAGTGGTTGTGTGTCATTTGTGAATTCTCCCACTCTTCAGTACTTGTACCTAGCTGACAACATGCTGAACGTCCTGCCAGCATACAGCTTCTACAAGACTCCTCTGGTTGTCTTGGACCTCTCCATGAACCCTGGACTGAAAATAGAACTTAAAGCATTATCAGGTCTGGAAAAGTCTCTGGAATGTTTGTATTTATATGGTAATAGCCTGGTAGATTTAAATATTGACTTGCCTTGTTTTAGTCACCTTAAACATTTAAACCTCTCTGAAAATCAGCTGAACTGGCTGCCTAAGTGGGGTAGTGACTCTCCACTAGAAGTTCTGGACCTACGGAACAACAGGTTCAGTACATTGCAGAACAGCAATATTTTAGCATTAGAAAATTCACTTAAAAACTTGTATCTCACCGGGAACCCACTTAGCTGCTGTGGAAACATCTGGCTTTCATCAATGATCCAGAACAAAAATGTCCAGATCCCCAATGTGGAGCATTTAACGTGCCAGCACACTCAGAATTTTGGGTACCAGGATGAAATGCACATTAAGAACATTAGACCAGAAGACTGTGAAAAAGAGGATCTGAAGAAAATCAACTTCCTTACTATATTAACATTTGTGTTGGTTTTATCTGTGATCATCGTTGGTGTGGGTTCATTTTTTTGCTTCCGCAGGCAAAACTTTACCCATCAGTTTAAAGCATAGTATCACAAAATGTcttgaaaactgaagaaatcaGGTGCTACACTGACAGTGTGTAGAAATAAAGGGTAAAATTCTCATCTTTGAGTTTCAGCTGTggattttaaatgcttttgaagTGCCCCTGAATTACACCACTGGTATGGGTTGCTGGGTTTTGAAGGAGAATTTGCTATGTTTTGCAGATCCATGGTTTAActcaaagaggagaaaattggCCCTTGTGTGCAATATATATTTAACTGAGTTTAATGTGAAGAAAGTCATCTCTGGGatgaagtgttttaaaaaaaatcctgaagcaTGAATTTCAACCAGCTAACATTGAACTGAAATGTTTATATTTCTAAGAAAAACTGTTGTAAAATCACTGCATATGAATGCATTTCAAGGCAGAAAAATAGTATATCTACTTTTAAAGGCTATGGCAGGTTAGACGgcaaaaaagtgttttgaagATACCAGTGTGAAATAATGTATAGGGAACACAATCCTGGGCCATTATTCAGAACTGTCTTTCTGCTGACTTTCCCCAGAAATATATTATTGTCTAGAGGATGTGCTGCACGAAAAGCTCTGTAGGTCCTCATTCTGTGATGTGTTTAACATGGCCAGCCTGGTGCATTGCTAAAAGTTGAATACTGACAGATATTATGTCCCAAACTCTCACAGAAAATTCACATGACAGTGAGTGGGAGCCTGACCTGCTAACAGGGTTCAGTGGCTTTGAAAAGGAACTACATCAGGTCTTCTGTTAATGCCAGGAACTGTCCATTCAGGCACATAGAAGTGGTGGTCAAACTGAAACCTGTCTAGGTAAATAACTCAGAGTCCAATTGCTGCTCCATTTCTGTTTCTTACAGCTAGTGAATGTCAAAACTAGCACACTACAAAATGGTGtatcattatattttttaagCAATTGTGTATGAAACTGGCTGGTGGTTTTCATTGTGGAATTTTGTACAATAAAAACAACTTTGAATTTTGTAAAAAGCACAAGGCAGTGGATATATTAAAGCACTAGCTTGGAATACTCcacagatgaaaagaaatgtcTTCCTATTTTTCTTTGGTATTTGGACTCCACCTTAGACCTCTACCTTCTGGTGCTGAAGCAGAGACAGCTGCTTCATATTATAGAGCACAACCAGTGGAGAATAAGGAGATGTACTGGAGATGTAGGCAAGAATTTGGGACAGGTTGCCCAGAtgtctgccccatccctggatgtatTCAAGGCCACattggatggggtttggagcaatcTGGCctagcagaaggtgtccctACTCTgggcaggggattggaacaagatgatgtttaagttcccttccaaaccaaaccattttgtgatttcGGTGATCCTGTGATTTTGAACAAACCATCAGCAGCAATAGGGCCTGATCTAACATTTACGGAAGCCAATGGCTCAAGCACTTATCTTGTAGAAGGCTTGCACAAGCAGCAATCCCAGGGATTAGCTGGAAGCTCAAAGGCAAGCCAAGCTCCAAGCTGTGCGCTCAGATGGTGATTTGCCACAGACTGAGTTCATGGCTTTTGTGTCAAGCATGGCAAGACTATTTCTCCTACTGTGAGAGCCACTGTTAGCTTGGCTGCTGTGACTAGAATCAGTTAATAACCTGGTGACAGAGCCAAACTCATTTAATTAACAGTTTTAACTCTGCTATTGTTTTGCTCTACAAAAAGGAAGTTCTTGTTATTACTATGGGACTAATTAGACTTCCATTGACTTCCTAGggagcagaaataatttttggagGAATAAGTCTCAGAAGTAAAGTGCAGCATGGCTCATTTGGATTTTTCTGTTAGCAGCATAAGCAAACAAGTAGTGACATGAGCATGCTTCAGCCAATTCTTTTAATCTGGGTGAGAGGAGAAGCATGAGGGgaagaaaatatgaataaatttaccaagagagggaaaacaggaaaaatgggagCTCTACACTACATTGttcaaaattattcaaaatagGAATACGTAGATGATAGCCCCaccatttgcttctcctgtgtgtTACTGTGTCTGCAAGAAGACCAAATGACAGAGTACCCCATCCTACATCAAAGGTAGCCATCACTAAGACATTACACATCTTTCCACCAATCAGCCCCATTGTCCTAGTAGGTTGGTGTCATGGTTTAACAAAGCAGAATatgagccccatcccagtggAATCAGGACAGTAGACATGAGACAGCCTGTAATTTTGCAACCAAAATTGGCACCCTCATTCATTAAGGGTTTTTCATAAAGTCCTTGCAAAAACCTCTGCTGATGCAAAGAGCTCCTTCTGCTAAGCCAAGGGATatccttctgtgattctggtATCTGTAATAGAGCATTTGGGATTAATGCAGTCAGTGCaaactctgttttctttaaGTTGCCACATGCAAAAAATGGcttcctttctgcagctgtttgcaTGGGACAGGAcaatagaaacacagaatcctaaactggtttgggctggaaaggaccttaaagaccatctcatttCAACCCCCTACCATTAGCAGTGATGCCATTTACgaaaccaggttgctcagggccccatccaacctggctttgaacactgccaggggtaggacagccacagcttctctgggcagcctgtgccagggcttcaccaccctcacaaccaagaatttcttcctgacacCTAATCTAGACctcccctctttcagtttaaaactattgctccttgtcctgttacTGTCTGCCCATATAAGAAGTCAGTCTCTCTCCTTTTAAAAACTCCTTTAGGTACAGGAAGGCAGCAATGAGGTCTCCTTGCAGtcttctccatgctgaacaACAATATATCTCCCTAAAGCATTTCTTACCAGagtttgctgtgttttcttcctgaaacaATCCTCTGTAGTGGGATCAATTAAGTACTGGAAGCACTAGAAACACTCCCAGAGAGGGTCCCTTTGAGCTCAGCAAGTCATGATTCTCGTTGGTCATCCACGGAAAATCAAGTCTCAGTTTTCagaaacttgttttttttctgcaaagccAAGACAAAATAACATCCTCGCAGGGTACCAGTCTCTGGACACAGATTTCTGCTGGGACCCTGGTCAGCCCTAAATTAGCCACAGTGGGTTAGTATACAAAAGAATAATTACCTCCTAATATTTTGGAAACTCAAAGCATTTCCTCGCTCTATGTATTCCTCATGTAATTCAGTactcttttatttctctgtggagAAACAAACTGAACGAAAAGTATCAGTAACCAGGGAAATGGGTTGAAACTGAAAtgggaggaagaagaaactgaaaatgcaTGGAAGAGCTTTCTGAGGAGGACCTGTCAGGCTATACTACATTCTTTTACAAGCAAAGACGTTTGGAGGCTAATGCAACATGATATTAAGCAAAAATCTGGGTCAATATAAGGGAACAATCCTGCAACACTGAGTCTCTTTTCTCCCAAGCTATTGACCATGGCTGTTCTGCTGTGTTGCAAAGCCATTAGTTCCACAGATTCCCTCCTCCAGTCCATTTCTAGCAGTTGTCATGTCACATATCTGGGAGACAATGTGAGACTTGATTGCAGCCTTCCCATTCCTAAAGGAGGCTTGTAAGAAAGAGGAAGAACGGCTTTTTAAGCAGGGGCATAAGACAAGAAAAGGGGGAACAGCTTTAAAATAAGAGCAGAGATTTAGATgaggaagaagttctttactgtgaaggtggtAAAACACTGGCATGGGTTAcaaagaagttgtggatgcctcatccatgtaagtgttcaaggccaggttggatggagcttggagcaacctggtctagcggaaggtgtccttgcccatggcaggggactGGAACTGGGTGTTCTTtaaggtcccatccaacccaaaccatttggTGACTTCATGATTTTCCAATTCACAAGCAGTATACTCTATGAAGAAATATTCTGGAAGGTGACTATGGAAGAGTATTTAGTCTTTACTCTTCCTGAGTTTCCCAGAAAAGGAAGTGGAGAAGGGAGTCCCTGATCCTGAAGACCAGTGAAGGAAACAATTCCATTTTCAGGTAGAAAACCCACCAAAGGGAAGAAGGTTTGGAATGGGCAACTAGGCTGGAGGTATGGCacaaggagaagagaaggggaaTAAGAATAGTTAGAACAGGAATCTGGAATCCAAGTTACAGAATCACTGAATAGTAACAGAATAGTTAGGGTTGCAAGGCActtctggagatcatctagtccaaccccaCTGCTACAGCAGGTTCACCCAGAGCATattgcacaggattgtgtcTATGTGGGTTTTAAAGATTTCCAGAGAGGAGACTCCACAATCTCTCTGGACAGCCTGATGTAGCACTCTGTCACCCTCTGAAGGGAAGGAATGGTCTGGATGAAATTAGAACCAGGAGCAGGAACTAagcttgttcagcctggagaagagacgGTCTTGATGAGAAGTCTTTGCCATTAGTGGATGGACAGTTACAAGGAAAAACATCAGCTCCTCCCAGGAGTATTCACTGAAGGGACAAGATACAactcctgagagctgcagctggggaacTTCACATTAAACATAAGGGAAAAATTCTTCATAATGAGAAAGGTCAAACTCTGGAAAGGCCTTGGAGACTTTCAAAACTCATCAGGGCAAGACCCTGAGCAACTACTTCTGACACTGAAGTTGGCCCAGCTTCAATCAGGGAGCTGGATTGGAGCTCTCCAGAGGCTCCTTCTGTTCCAAATTATTCTCCTAATCTCTGGAAAACAAGAATGGGTCATGCACTTAGGTAAAGAATAGAGTAGCAGAGAAACAGAGCCTCTAACTAACATCTGTTCCCTGAAGTAGTGGAAGGGATTTGGCAGAAGTGTCCAGAAAGATGGCAAAAGTGGCTGATGATGTCAGATGTTGACAGAGCTAGTCAGCTCATGGAAGTCTGAGGTCAAAtaacctttcctttttttttccctcccaagtTTTATAGCTCAAAATTAAAGTTAATATTTCCAACATTTTCCAcgaaaattctgaaaaatatgaagttGGCAAATATCTCCTTTGTAAGGCcagaatttcaattttaattcaGATATTCCTACTGCTGAAAGCatatacaattaaaaaaaatcattgctaCATCCAGTTTGCTTTTATTATATTTGTTCTAGAGAAgataaggaaatatttcaatCAGCTAATGCTATAGAACATCCCTCCCAGTTGTCCctaagcagagaaaataaaataaaataggcaTAAAATATTAGGCTGTTGAAATGATAGAAatcttttcatgttttaaaatatcaattAGTGCTGGAACACAGgaagaacataaaataaaataatggtaGTTACCTTTCAAAATTCCAGAAGAGACCCATGAGGTAAGGTTTtcatgaaaaaatgttttatgttgTAGAAATTCCTTCCATCATGAGTACTTACATtgtaattcatattttaaaaataatatttccaaGCTTTATGTCTTCACCGCCTTTCACTTTAAAATGctacaaaaaaatccaacaagaAGCATAGATTGAAGAGTTTCAAACCCTCATTTTCACTGATGGTTTCCTCTGGAAAACACTTTGTACCAGACTTTAGCATAAGTTACTTGCCTCACATATGTGATTCAAGACcctgtgttttctttaatgtgTCCCCGTGTTACACCACAGGCATCAGGCAAGGAATTGAATTGTTAAAATGGACCCATCACCCCTAATTCAAGCTCCTTTCCTGTTTGGAAAGAATGAGGCCCACTGAGGTGAAGATCCAGAAAATTATTTGGGTGCTTTAATTGCCAGTCTAGATATTTAAACCCAAAATAGAAATCTTTACCTTGTTTAGCTGCTGGTTCTTCTACCTGGTGCCTGAAGTCTCTAGAGAACTATGTTTGATGGGGAAATTTCCTGTGAATTTCTGCTTCTTGGAATATTCAGAAGTGccacaaacagcacaaaaccatTTTCATGTTTGTAAGCCCCACAGAACTCTCATTTTGAACTTTCCTCTACCAAGTCTCCCAAGTAGATAGATATTGTGAAAGGAAGTGTAGCTGGAAATAAAGCAGCAGTGATAACTCCATGTCTAGGTGGCTAGTCCAGTTCTCTCCTCTATCCTCATGggtgttttctcttctttaagtGCTGTCCTCCTTTCCAGGCCAGATGGAGTGCTACATGGATCCTATCAATTCATCCTCAGTTTTGTCTCAATATGCAGAAGGTTGTGCTCCTTAAAGGAGATTAAGGTAACCTCTGGAGGACAGAACTATTCTCTCCACACAAAAATCTGACTGCTGGGACTGCAGAAGGCAGAGGGGAAGAGCTTGAACAAGAGACTTGGGAAGTACCACACTCCCATATTTAATGACATACTAATTAAAACAATGTCCTTTCCTGCAGAGGAGGACTTTAACTCATGATGTGTCATATGTGCTCTGAACACTATGTTataggagaaaagagaaaggaaaatcacCACAACCTCCATCTACTGTTTCATAAGGAAGGCTGAGGTGTGTGAACCACCAGTGATTAGTTCTGTCTCACTCTTTAGCCCAGATTGGCATTTAAGTCCCTGAAGGAGGCTAAAGAAAAGTACAATCATGAAGGATTAGGGCATCTGAGTCCCCTGACAGACATCTTAATTCCCATATGGTCTCTACATCCACGAGCCGGAGAGCCAGTTTGTCTGGGAGAGCCAGTTTGTCTGGGAGAGCCACAGCCCTGACACGGAATGAGCCAAGCCTCTCTTCAGCTTTGTTGACAAGACCTCCACAAAGAGCTGTGAAGAGTTGTGAGGGCTTGGGTGGTGAACAGATTGTAAGTTGACCACAAGCTCATATAGTGATGTTTGCATTTATGTGTATCTTAGAGTCATGGAATTGTtcaagttggaaaagacccctaAGGTCATAAAGACCAAGAGTTTCCCCAGCCACTAAGGCCACCCCTAACCCATGTCCtcaaatgccacatccacatggcttttatCTCCCTCCACAGATGGTTGtcaccatttccctgggcagcccgtTCCAATGccttcaattatttttcaatgttctttcagtgaagaaattttcctggTAACCGATCTAAaccctggcacaacttgagactattttcttttcctattcttCCTGTTACTTGCTAGAGGAGCCCAAACCCCACGGGGTTACACCATCCTTTCAGGAAGCTGTAGAGAGTAAGAAGATCCCCACTGAGCCcccttttcttcaggctgagccctccagctccctcagacacTCCCTCAGcagatttgtgctccagacccttccccagctccattgcccgtctttggacatgctccagcacttCTGTGTCCTTTTTGTCATGAATCAGTCCCAAAACTGAccccaggatttgaggtgtgacctcagcagtgcccagcgCAGGGGATGTGGGCATCCCCTGCTGGCCTGCTGGCCCCATAGGCTGGAGCTTAGTCTTACCCCAGAGCTAAAGCCTTGAATTAATTGTCTAAACATAGACAGCTAGTTCAGTCTGTGGCAAGAAAATACTGCCATTGGGAATGTTCCTGGTGTTTGGGCTGTATCAATAGAGAATTTGCAGATATGATATGGGATGGAGAGGCAAATGAGCCATACTTGACACTCAGCTGGTGCTTAGGCAGCAAAGCCCAGGGTAGCTCAAAGGCAATTGAACAGCAATATGTGGGTATACAGTCAAACTCACAGTTGGACAAGAAACTCAGAATTagtttgaaaaacaaatgttcCAACTTTGCTTTAACTGGATGATATGTTAGATCTGATTTCTGAAGCCTAATGTCAGCTTGCCCTCTTAAAATGAATCAAATCCAAAAATCAAGAGCAGCTTTCAAGGAAGAATGTTTTGCACTACTGTCTGCCTGTGCACATCCAATGTCATATTGTCATCTTTTCTCACCATGTCATTGCTTTTCCAACCTCCTGCTTCTTCTCTGGAGGGTTCTAAGTAGGTGCAATCAAGTGCAATGGCATTGCCTGTTTGTGCACTGCAGAATGTGTCACTTCACTTGATTTACATCACACCCTTGCACATCTGCTCTTCAGCAGACCTCTGGATTCACCCACACAAAGTATTCTCAGATGTCTCCTAGCAGAGTCCCTGAGTCATGCACAGTTAAACAGATCACTGAGGTCTGTGGAGCAATATATTCCCCATCTCATTACCCACACTGTGTTGGTGGTTTTCCTTCACACTCCTTATTTCACAACTTGTACCATTTTGGTCTTGTGCAAGAGTTATTATAGGAATAAAGACCTACCTCAAAGAAAGATCTTACTTTATTTGGATGAAATAAAACTAGCAGAtctcccaaaaataaaaataaaaataaaaatagtaataataataataataataataataataataataataataataataataataataatactttctttaaataataaagGCCCTAAAAGATTTATCTAAGTTTTCCATACAAACATTCAAAATTCTCTCGCTTTTCCACTGCACTATTTCAGATACTCCACAAATTTGAATATGCTATGCACACTGGGAAGTTATGGCAGTTATTGTTCTGCTTAAACCAGTGCAGTTTTTCAAGATGCCTCAGCTGTAAATGAACGAGGTGAATTTACAATCTTTTCACCAGCCAAGCCCTCACAACTCTCTGCACCTCTCCTTGCTTGTGAAGTAGAATAAAGCATCAGTTTAAATCATCTTCTTGTTTCACTTGACAAATGGACCAGGCAAAGACTATGTCCAGTAACATTTACATACTGACTAGGGATAATTTATTAGATCATGAGACACAGCtccatggcagctgctcctATTCTCCTTCAGCTGTCCTGCTTTGCAGAGCTCCCAGGTGGGGCTCCTTAAGATCCCTTTAGGGCTCAAGAATGAGATTATAAAACATAGCAAAATGTTCCAGCCAGACAGTGTGAGACAGTTCAAAGGGGATCCAGCAGCAACTGGGAAAGGTGTGAAAAATGGGACCTTTGCAGAAAGGTTATGAGAATTGTTTCACAGTGGAAGGGGGAGAATTAAAGCACATAAACAGAAATGGATACTTTAAACATTCTGAATcagcagggaagaaggaagaaacacATAGAAAATGTAAGTCAAATGTTGGGTAGATTTCTGTGGTGTCACTGGTGGCAGAAAAGTAAATACATTTGGGATCAATCCTGAATCTGAGGAATCCAGCAGAGTCTGTCTCCTGAAAGAGGATTTATGCATGAGGAAGGGAGCAGATGCTTTTCCATCAGTTTGGACTTACAGGTGTAGGAATGCAAATTATTCAGGCCTTCAGAGGCAACTCTCTTTATCCTGGAGGTCAACATAAGAGCCTGAATAAAAGTTGTCCCAGAATAATTACATCAGCATTTCCAAATTCTATCCCTGTGGTGGGATAGTTTGTGTCCCATCAGTAAAGGCACT contains these protein-coding regions:
- the LOC118688848 gene encoding transforming growth factor beta activator LRRC32-like encodes the protein MQETLETRAMKLYIIFFLAVVNKETSNYQLPDGTSCEMANSQAFCHNKDLHQIPHDLYPNVNKIDLSGNRIQSIPEMSPSFYTSLQCLDLSSNQISFITPGVFAHMKSLLEINLANNHLYELAQNGTEGIGLLPKVEVLDLSHNSLYNGMAEHFIKEAPALRYLSLADNSIIMVSQKMFQGSPNLVEIDLQSNIIMEIEEGAFETLVSLSKLNLSRNSITCISDFNLRQLEILDLSRNSIETFHTTKSDDEYSLRCLDLSENKLFHFPVFPQVNKLVTLNLSKNLIQLTAESPHNKMDYVKNEWLNASVHFLDQKQSRNKSSLNLSQLVYLDLSYNEIKSIPDGFFESMLSLHTLNLSKNCLQAFAVTYDSALISLTVLDLSYNALQNLLLDAGTLSNLKDLYIQNNYLQTLQFDIFSNLPSLRLLNLQSNNISLCSMYSGLAKQRLAGEESGCVSFVNSPTLQYLYLADNMLNVLPAYSFYKTPLVVLDLSMNPGLKIELKALSGLEKSLECLYLYGNSLVDLNIDLPCFSHLKHLNLSENQLNWLPKWGSDSPLEVLDLRNNRFSTLQNSNILALENSLKNLYLTGNPLSCCGNIWLSSMIQNKNVQIPNVEHLTCQHTQNFGYQDEMHIKNIRPEDCEKEDLKKINFLTILTFVLVLSVIIVGVGSFFCFRRQNFTHQFKA